One genomic region from Stutzerimonas decontaminans encodes:
- the puuE gene encoding allantoinase PuuE produces the protein MSADYPRDLIGYASNPPHPRWPGDARIALSFVLNYEEGGERCVLHGDKESEAFLSEMVAAQPLQGVRHMSMESLYEYGSRAGVWRLLKLFDKHEIPLTIFAVAMAAQRHPELIKTMAGAGHEICSHGYRWIDYQHMDEAQEREHMQEAIRILSEITGERPLGWYTGRTGPNTRRLVREEGGFLYDSDTYDDDLPYWDPESTPEKPHLVIPYTLDTNDMRFTQVQGFNSGDDFFTYLKDAFDVLYAEGCEGAPKMLSIGMHCRLLGRPARLASLARFLEYVKGHEKVWCARRVDIARHWHATHPFTAERY, from the coding sequence GTGAGCGCCGACTACCCACGCGACCTGATCGGTTACGCCAGCAACCCACCGCACCCGCGCTGGCCGGGCGATGCGCGTATCGCGTTGTCCTTCGTACTCAATTACGAGGAAGGCGGCGAACGCTGCGTGCTGCACGGCGACAAGGAATCCGAAGCTTTTCTCTCCGAGATGGTCGCCGCGCAACCGTTGCAAGGCGTGCGCCACATGAGCATGGAGTCGCTCTACGAATATGGCAGTCGCGCCGGCGTATGGCGCCTGCTCAAGCTGTTCGATAAGCACGAGATTCCACTGACCATCTTCGCCGTCGCCATGGCCGCCCAGCGTCATCCCGAGCTGATCAAGACCATGGCCGGCGCGGGTCACGAAATCTGCAGCCACGGCTACCGCTGGATCGACTACCAGCACATGGACGAGGCGCAGGAGCGCGAGCACATGCAGGAAGCCATCCGCATCCTCAGCGAGATCACCGGCGAACGGCCGCTGGGCTGGTACACCGGTCGCACCGGCCCGAACACCCGGCGTCTGGTGCGCGAGGAAGGCGGCTTTCTCTACGACTCCGACACCTACGACGACGACCTGCCCTACTGGGACCCGGAATCGACGCCGGAAAAGCCGCATCTGGTGATCCCCTACACGCTGGACACCAACGACATGCGCTTCACCCAGGTGCAGGGCTTCAACAGCGGCGATGACTTCTTCACCTACCTGAAAGATGCCTTCGACGTGCTCTACGCCGAAGGCTGTGAAGGCGCGCCGAAGATGTTGTCCATCGGCATGCACTGCCGGCTGCTCGGGCGCCCGGCGCGCCTGGCATCGCTGGCCCGCTTCCTCGAATACGTGAAGGGTCATGAGAAGGTCTGGTGCGCCCGTCGTGTCGACATCGCCCGCCACTGGCACGCCACCCACCCTTTTACCGCGGAGCGCTATTGA
- the alc gene encoding allantoicase, with product MKAYAVPFEKYVNLADARLGTRAISVTDDWFADVNRLFQPTPAVWKEGVFDDNGKWMDGWESRRKRFEGYDHAVIRLGVPGQIKGVDIDTSHFTGNYPPSASLEACFVADGDPSDDTAWTEILPAVELQGNSHHYHEIAFDRPVSHLRFNIYPDGGVARLRVHGIPFRDWSSVGDNEQIDLAAALNGGRALACSDEHFGRMSNILNPNRGENMGDGWETARRRTPGNDWVIVALGHPGEIERIVVDTLHFKGNYPDSCSIQAAYVKGGTDSQIETQSLFWRELLPSQKLSMHAEHEFSEQIAKLGPITHVRLNIFPDGGVSRLRLFGKVAK from the coding sequence ATGAAAGCTTACGCCGTACCCTTCGAAAAATACGTCAACCTGGCCGATGCCCGCCTGGGCACCCGCGCCATCTCCGTCACCGACGATTGGTTCGCCGACGTTAACCGGTTGTTCCAACCAACACCGGCCGTATGGAAGGAGGGCGTTTTCGATGACAACGGCAAGTGGATGGACGGCTGGGAGTCGCGCCGCAAGCGCTTCGAAGGTTACGACCACGCGGTGATCCGCCTGGGCGTGCCGGGCCAGATCAAGGGCGTGGATATCGACACCAGCCACTTCACCGGCAACTATCCGCCGTCCGCCTCACTGGAAGCCTGCTTCGTCGCCGACGGCGACCCGAGCGATGATACCGCGTGGACGGAAATCCTCCCGGCGGTCGAGCTGCAGGGCAACAGCCACCACTACCACGAGATCGCCTTCGACAGGCCGGTCAGCCACCTGCGCTTCAACATCTACCCGGACGGCGGCGTCGCGCGTCTGCGCGTGCACGGCATTCCGTTCCGCGACTGGAGCAGCGTCGGCGACAACGAACAGATCGACCTGGCTGCGGCGCTGAATGGCGGTCGCGCGCTGGCCTGCTCGGACGAGCATTTCGGCCGCATGAGCAACATCCTCAACCCGAACCGTGGCGAGAACATGGGCGACGGCTGGGAAACCGCCCGCCGCCGCACCCCGGGCAATGACTGGGTCATCGTCGCCCTCGGCCATCCGGGCGAGATCGAGCGCATCGTCGTCGACACCCTGCACTTCAAGGGCAACTACCCCGACAGCTGCTCGATCCAGGCGGCTTACGTCAAAGGTGGCACCGACAGCCAGATCGAGACCCAGAGCCTGTTCTGGCGCGAGCTGCTGCCGAGCCAGAAGCTGTCGATGCACGCCGAACACGAGTTCAGCGAGCAGATCGCCAAGCTCGGCCCGATCACCCATGTGCGTCTGAACATCTTCCCGGACGGCGGTGTCAGTCGGCTGCGCTTGTTCGGCAAGGTGGCGAAGTAA
- a CDS encoding GntR family transcriptional regulator: MNEQLQPLKKPTKTGKTRTGTQDDIVYAHIFDAILEQRLAPGTKLSEEALGEIFGVSRTIIRRALSRLAHEGVVLLRPNRGAVVASPSVEEARQIFFARRLVEKAITELAVQHASEAQLAELRQMVTDERDCFDRGDRGAGIRLSGEFHLKLAEAAKNAPLVSFQRSLVSQTSLIIAQYESGNRSHCSYDEHNELIGAIAARDSDKAVRLMMHHMDHIDSKLNLEEDSASGDLHAVFANIVAKKRTRA; the protein is encoded by the coding sequence ATGAACGAACAGTTGCAGCCCCTGAAGAAGCCGACCAAGACCGGCAAGACTCGCACCGGGACGCAGGACGATATCGTTTATGCGCACATCTTCGATGCCATCCTCGAACAGCGCCTTGCTCCGGGGACCAAGCTCAGTGAAGAGGCGTTAGGCGAGATATTCGGCGTCAGCCGCACCATCATCCGCCGTGCGCTCTCGAGGCTGGCGCATGAAGGCGTGGTGCTGCTGCGGCCCAATCGCGGGGCGGTGGTGGCCAGTCCGAGCGTCGAGGAGGCGCGGCAGATTTTCTTCGCCCGCCGGCTGGTGGAAAAGGCCATAACCGAACTGGCCGTGCAGCACGCCAGCGAGGCGCAACTCGCCGAATTGCGGCAGATGGTGACCGATGAGCGCGATTGCTTCGACCGTGGCGATCGCGGAGCTGGCATTCGCCTCTCCGGCGAATTTCACCTCAAGCTCGCCGAGGCGGCGAAGAACGCACCGCTGGTGAGCTTCCAGCGCAGCCTTGTTTCGCAGACCTCGCTGATCATTGCCCAGTACGAAAGCGGCAATCGCTCGCACTGCTCGTACGACGAACACAACGAGCTGATCGGCGCCATCGCTGCCCGCGACAGCGACAAGGCGGTGCGCCTGATGATGCACCACATGGACCATATCGACAGCAAGCTCAATCTCGAGGAAGACAGTGCCTCGGGTGATCTGCATGCGGTCTTCGCGAACATCGTCGCGAAGAAAAGAACCCGGGCGTAG
- a CDS encoding urate hydroxylase PuuD, giving the protein MDAHLTEWLNLSIRWIHMIVGIAWIGASFYFVWLENNLNRSNPREGLSGDLWAIHGGGIYHLEKYKLAPPQMPENLHWFKWEAYTTWLSGVALLMVVYYLNPSLYLIAPGSELTPAAAIALGFGSLIVGWFVYDLLCDSPLGKTPALLGLILFVLVIGACWGYSQVFSGRAAYIHTGALIGTIMVGNVFRIIMPAQRALVAAIEQNRTPDPLLPAKGLLRSRHNNYFTLPVLFIMISNHFPSTYGSQYNWLILAALGALSVLARHYFNTRHNGNRFAWALPAAALGMICLAYVTAPNRQPTAPNLAATSPEQASMSAQQSGASTGQFAQVSEVIHERCTVCHSAQPSSPLFSAAPAGVMFDTAEQIREQAAKIHAQTVASQIMPLGNITQMTQDERDLLGDWIAKGASIN; this is encoded by the coding sequence ATGGACGCCCATCTGACCGAATGGCTGAACCTGAGTATTCGCTGGATTCACATGATCGTCGGCATCGCCTGGATCGGTGCTTCGTTCTACTTCGTATGGCTGGAGAACAACCTCAACCGCAGCAACCCGCGCGAGGGTCTGTCGGGCGATCTCTGGGCCATCCACGGTGGCGGTATCTACCACTTGGAGAAATACAAACTCGCCCCGCCGCAGATGCCGGAAAACCTGCACTGGTTCAAGTGGGAGGCCTACACCACCTGGCTATCCGGCGTGGCGCTGTTGATGGTGGTGTACTACCTCAACCCCAGCCTGTACCTGATCGCACCGGGTAGCGAGCTGACTCCCGCGGCGGCCATAGCCCTCGGCTTCGGCTCGCTGATCGTCGGCTGGTTCGTCTATGACCTGCTCTGCGACTCGCCGCTGGGCAAGACGCCGGCCCTGCTCGGCCTGATTCTTTTCGTGTTGGTGATTGGCGCCTGCTGGGGCTACTCGCAGGTATTCAGCGGTCGTGCGGCCTATATCCATACCGGCGCGCTGATCGGCACCATCATGGTCGGCAACGTGTTCCGCATCATCATGCCGGCGCAGCGCGCATTGGTCGCCGCCATCGAGCAGAACCGCACGCCGGACCCGCTGCTGCCCGCCAAGGGCCTGCTGCGTTCGCGACACAACAACTATTTCACCTTGCCGGTGCTGTTCATCATGATCAGCAACCACTTCCCGAGCACCTACGGCAGCCAGTACAACTGGCTGATCCTCGCTGCCCTCGGCGCGCTGTCGGTGCTGGCGCGTCACTACTTCAACACCCGCCACAACGGTAACCGGTTCGCCTGGGCACTACCGGCCGCAGCGCTGGGCATGATCTGCCTGGCCTACGTCACCGCGCCGAACCGTCAGCCGACAGCACCTAACCTGGCGGCGACCTCGCCGGAGCAGGCCAGCATGAGTGCACAGCAGAGCGGCGCCAGTACCGGCCAGTTCGCTCAGGTCAGCGAGGTGATTCACGAGCGCTGCACCGTCTGCCATTCAGCGCAGCCCAGCAGCCCCCTGTTCAGCGCAGCCCCGGCTGGAGTGATGTTCGATACCGCGGAGCAGATACGCGAGCAGGCGGCGAAGATCCATGCGCAAACCGTGGCCAGCCAGATCATGCCGCTGGGCAACATCACCCAGATGACCCAGGACGAGCGCGATCTGCTGGGTGACTGGATCGCCAAGGGCGCGTCCATCAACTGA
- the guaD gene encoding guanine deaminase, with product MSQAKAYRAALLHCLADPRDVGIEQSHEYFEDGLLVVEDGRVARVGHAAELLPTLAAGTEVIEYPDALITPGFIDTHIHYPQVGVIGSYGTQLLDWLETYTFPNEGRFSDMAHAREQAELFLGELLRNGTTTALVFGTVHKQSVDAFFEACEKRNLRMIAGKVLMDRNAPEFLTDTAESGYADSRELIERWHGKGRLHYAVTPRFAPTSTPEQLTLAGKLFAEFPDLYMHTHISENKQEVEWVKELFPERKGYLDVYDHHGLIGPRSVFAHGVHLCDEECRRLGETGSAVSFCPTSNLFLGSGLFDLAKVEGFGVRVGLGTDVGGGTSFSQLASLNEAYKVLQLQGQKLDAFKALYLATLGGARALYLDDRIGNLQPGKEADFVVLDYKATPLIDYRLSQATTLQEKLFALMILGDDRAVKETYAAGVSVHRKG from the coding sequence ATGTCCCAAGCCAAAGCCTACCGTGCCGCCCTGCTTCATTGCCTCGCCGACCCGCGGGACGTGGGCATCGAGCAATCCCATGAATACTTCGAGGACGGCCTGCTGGTCGTCGAGGACGGCAGGGTCGCGCGCGTCGGCCACGCCGCCGAGCTGCTGCCGACCCTGGCGGCGGGCACGGAAGTGATCGAATACCCGGACGCGCTGATCACTCCTGGGTTCATCGACACCCATATCCACTACCCGCAGGTCGGCGTCATCGGCTCCTACGGCACGCAGCTACTGGACTGGCTGGAAACCTACACCTTCCCCAACGAGGGCCGTTTCAGCGACATGGCCCATGCCCGCGAGCAGGCCGAGCTGTTTCTCGGCGAACTGCTGCGCAACGGCACCACCACCGCGCTGGTGTTCGGCACGGTGCACAAGCAGTCGGTGGACGCCTTCTTTGAAGCCTGCGAGAAGCGCAATCTGCGGATGATCGCCGGCAAGGTACTGATGGACCGCAACGCCCCGGAGTTCCTCACCGACACCGCCGAGTCCGGCTACGCCGACAGCCGCGAGCTGATCGAGCGCTGGCACGGCAAGGGCCGTCTGCACTACGCCGTCACCCCGCGTTTCGCCCCGACCAGCACGCCGGAGCAGCTCACCCTGGCCGGCAAGCTGTTCGCCGAATTCCCCGACCTGTACATGCACACCCACATCTCCGAGAACAAGCAGGAGGTCGAGTGGGTCAAGGAGCTGTTCCCCGAGCGCAAGGGCTATCTGGACGTCTACGACCACCACGGCCTGATCGGCCCACGCTCGGTATTCGCGCACGGCGTGCACCTGTGTGACGAAGAATGCAGGCGCCTCGGTGAGACCGGCTCGGCGGTCTCGTTCTGCCCCACCTCCAATCTGTTCCTCGGCAGCGGCCTGTTCGATCTGGCTAAGGTGGAAGGTTTCGGCGTGCGTGTCGGCCTAGGCACCGACGTCGGCGGCGGTACCAGCTTCTCGCAGCTCGCCAGCCTCAACGAGGCGTACAAGGTGCTGCAGCTGCAGGGCCAGAAACTCGATGCCTTCAAAGCGCTCTACCTTGCCACGCTCGGCGGCGCACGAGCGCTGTATCTGGACGACCGGATCGGCAACCTGCAGCCGGGCAAGGAGGCCGACTTCGTGGTGCTCGACTACAAGGCGACGCCGCTGATCGACTATCGCCTCAGCCAGGCCACGACGCTGCAGGAAAAGCTCTTCGCCCTGATGATCCTCGGCGATGACCGCGCGGTGAAGGAAACCTACGCCGCCGGGGTGTCGGTGCACCGGAAAGGTTGA
- the uraD gene encoding 2-oxo-4-hydroxy-4-carboxy-5-ureidoimidazoline decarboxylase — protein sequence MTPFKTIKPSTLDRDAFVAAFADVYEHSPWVAETVYQAGVDETLDDIKVLHTRLSQAMLAADHDTQLALVNAHPDLAGKAAVRGELTASSTSEQAGAGIHECTPEEFARFTELNEAYKAKFGFPFIMAVKGSNRHQILAAFEERIHNDPEQEFARALAEINKIALFRLQAM from the coding sequence ATGACCCCGTTCAAGACGATCAAACCCTCGACGCTGGATCGCGACGCCTTCGTCGCCGCCTTTGCCGACGTCTACGAGCACTCGCCCTGGGTCGCCGAAACCGTCTACCAGGCGGGCGTCGACGAGACGCTGGACGACATCAAGGTGCTGCACACCCGCCTGTCCCAGGCGATGCTCGCCGCCGACCATGACACTCAGCTGGCACTGGTCAATGCTCACCCGGATCTGGCCGGCAAGGCCGCCGTGCGTGGCGAGCTGACCGCCTCCAGCACCTCGGAACAGGCCGGCGCCGGCATCCACGAATGCACGCCGGAGGAGTTCGCCCGCTTCACCGAACTCAACGAGGCCTACAAGGCGAAGTTCGGCTTTCCCTTCATCATGGCGGTCAAGGGCAGCAACCGGCACCAGATCCTCGCCGCGTTCGAAGAGCGCATCCACAACGACCCCGAACAGGAGTTCGCCCGGGCGCTGGCGGAAATCAACAAGATCGCCCTGTTCCGACTGCAGGCGATGTAA
- the xdhC gene encoding xanthine dehydrogenase accessory protein XdhC yields MSNTAWIEALADLQQQGEPCVLVTIIEERGSTPRNAGSKMVVSRERLYDTIGGGHLEYKAQQIAREMLEKRSRDTRLERFSLGASLGQCCGGATVLLFEPMGQPQAHIAVFGAGHVGRALVPLLASLPCKVRWIDSRDNEFPAEIPRGVEKVVNDDVVEEVDNMPAGSYFIVMTHNHQLDLELTAAILSRNDFTYYGLIGSKSKRARFEHRLRDRGFQPETVQRMRCPMGIAEVKGKLPVEIAVSIAGEVIATYNAHFGEKGGENAEDGEKPVPMLVPASRRSRAN; encoded by the coding sequence ATGAGCAACACGGCCTGGATCGAAGCACTCGCCGACCTGCAACAACAAGGCGAACCCTGCGTGCTGGTGACCATCATCGAGGAGCGCGGCTCCACGCCGCGCAATGCCGGCTCGAAGATGGTGGTCAGCCGTGAGCGCCTGTACGACACCATCGGCGGCGGCCACCTGGAGTACAAGGCCCAGCAGATCGCCCGTGAAATGCTGGAAAAGCGCAGCCGTGACACCCGCCTCGAGCGCTTCTCCCTCGGCGCCAGCCTCGGCCAGTGCTGCGGTGGCGCTACGGTGCTGCTGTTCGAGCCCATGGGGCAGCCGCAGGCGCATATCGCCGTGTTCGGTGCCGGGCATGTCGGGCGCGCGCTGGTGCCGCTGCTGGCCAGCCTGCCGTGCAAGGTGCGCTGGATCGATTCGCGCGATAACGAATTTCCCGCCGAGATTCCGCGCGGCGTGGAAAAGGTGGTCAACGACGATGTGGTCGAGGAAGTGGATAACATGCCCGCCGGCAGCTACTTCATCGTCATGACCCACAATCATCAGCTCGACCTGGAACTGACCGCCGCGATCCTTTCGCGCAACGATTTCACCTACTACGGGCTGATCGGCTCGAAGAGCAAACGCGCCAGGTTCGAACACCGTCTGCGGGACCGCGGCTTCCAGCCGGAGACCGTGCAGCGCATGCGCTGCCCCATGGGCATCGCCGAGGTGAAGGGCAAGCTGCCGGTGGAGATCGCCGTGTCCATCGCCGGCGAGGTGATCGCCACCTACAACGCGCATTTCGGAGAAAAGGGTGGGGAGAACGCCGAGGACGGTGAAAAGCCGGTACCGATGCTGGTGCCTGCCTCGCGCCGCTCCCGGGCCAACTGA
- a CDS encoding ureidoglycolate lyase, translated as MRTLTIEPLTKEAFAPFGDVIETEGSEFFMINNGSTRRYHKLATVETAAPEDQAIISIFAAEALEMPLAIRMLERHPQGSQAFIPLLGNPFLVVVAPPGDAPVPGHVRAFISNGRQGVNYHRGVWHHPVLTIEKRDEFLVVDRSGSGNNCDEYFFTEDQQLLLDPQREST; from the coding sequence ATGCGCACACTGACCATCGAGCCACTGACCAAGGAAGCCTTCGCCCCCTTCGGCGATGTCATCGAGACCGAAGGCAGCGAGTTCTTCATGATCAACAACGGTTCGACCCGCCGCTATCACAAGCTGGCCACGGTCGAGACCGCCGCGCCCGAGGACCAGGCGATCATCAGCATCTTCGCCGCCGAGGCGCTGGAAATGCCGCTGGCCATACGCATGCTCGAAAGACACCCGCAGGGCAGCCAAGCGTTCATACCGCTGCTCGGCAACCCATTTCTGGTCGTGGTCGCGCCACCTGGCGATGCACCTGTACCGGGCCACGTCCGCGCCTTCATCAGCAATGGCAGGCAGGGCGTCAATTACCACCGCGGCGTCTGGCACCACCCGGTGCTGACGATCGAAAAGCGGGATGAATTCCTGGTGGTCGATCGCAGCGGTTCTGGCAACAACTGCGACGAGTACTTCTTCACGGAGGATCAGCAACTCCTCCTCGACCCCCAACGGGAATCGACATGA
- a CDS encoding NCS2 family permease → MESIKRKPQAAPLQRTAPVWLDRLFKLSEHRTSIRTELLAGLTTFVTMAYIIFVNPNIMADAGIDHGAAFVATCIGAALGCLLMGLYANWPVGLAPGMGLNAFFTYTVVGEMGYSWEIALGAVFISGVLFMIMSLSRIREWLLNSIPMSLRFAMGAGVGLFLGLIGLKTAGIVVASPATLLTMGSLAEPSALLAAVCFLMIAVLSHRNVFGAILVSMLVVTAIGWALGLVEYNGLVSMPPSLAPTWLAMDIAGALNVAMVSVILAFLFVNMFDTAGTLMGVAHRANLVNEDGKIENLSRALKADSSSSVVGAFVGCPPVTSYVESAAGVAAGGRTGLTAVTVGVLFLIAMFFAPLAGMIPAYATAGALIYVAMLMMSGLANIDWKDHTDTIPAIVTVVMMPLTFSIANGIALGFLTYATLKLLTGQRDKVSISLYVLCVIFIAKFAFL, encoded by the coding sequence GTGGAAAGCATCAAGCGCAAGCCCCAGGCTGCACCCTTGCAGCGCACCGCCCCCGTTTGGCTGGACCGCCTGTTCAAGCTCAGCGAACACCGCACCAGCATCCGTACCGAACTGCTCGCCGGCCTGACGACCTTCGTCACCATGGCCTACATCATCTTCGTCAACCCGAACATCATGGCCGACGCCGGCATCGATCACGGCGCCGCGTTCGTCGCCACCTGCATCGGCGCGGCGCTCGGCTGCCTGCTGATGGGCCTGTACGCCAACTGGCCGGTGGGCCTGGCGCCAGGCATGGGCCTCAACGCTTTCTTCACCTACACGGTGGTCGGCGAGATGGGCTACAGCTGGGAGATCGCGCTCGGCGCGGTATTCATCTCCGGCGTGCTGTTCATGATCATGAGCCTGTCGCGCATCCGCGAATGGCTGCTGAACAGCATCCCCATGAGCCTGCGCTTCGCCATGGGCGCCGGCGTTGGCCTGTTTCTCGGTTTGATCGGCCTGAAGACCGCCGGTATCGTCGTTGCCAGCCCCGCCACACTGCTGACCATGGGCTCACTCGCCGAACCTTCGGCGCTGCTGGCCGCGGTGTGCTTCCTGATGATCGCCGTGCTCAGCCACCGCAACGTGTTCGGTGCGATCCTGGTCAGCATGCTGGTGGTCACCGCCATCGGCTGGGCGCTTGGTCTGGTCGAGTACAACGGCCTGGTGTCGATGCCGCCGAGCCTGGCGCCGACCTGGCTGGCCATGGATATCGCCGGCGCGCTCAACGTGGCGATGGTCAGCGTGATCCTCGCCTTCCTCTTCGTGAACATGTTCGACACCGCCGGCACCCTGATGGGCGTCGCCCACAGGGCGAATCTGGTGAACGAGGACGGCAAGATCGAGAACCTCTCCCGCGCGCTGAAGGCCGACAGCAGCTCCAGCGTGGTCGGCGCCTTCGTCGGTTGCCCGCCAGTCACCAGCTACGTGGAAAGCGCCGCGGGCGTCGCCGCCGGCGGCCGCACCGGATTGACCGCAGTCACCGTCGGCGTGCTGTTCCTGATTGCCATGTTCTTCGCCCCACTGGCCGGCATGATTCCCGCCTATGCCACCGCCGGCGCGCTGATCTACGTGGCGATGCTGATGATGAGCGGCCTGGCCAATATCGACTGGAAGGACCACACCGACACCATCCCGGCCATCGTCACCGTGGTGATGATGCCGTTGACCTTTTCCATCGCCAACGGTATCGCCCTGGGCTTCTTGACCTACGCGACGCTCAAGCTGTTGACTGGCCAGCGCGACAAGGTATCGATCAGCCTGTATGTGTTGTGCGTGATCTTCATCGCCAAGTTCGCGTTTCTCTGA
- the uraH gene encoding hydroxyisourate hydrolase codes for MGRLTTHVLDAAHGCPGSGIKVELYRVEDQGLTLVATRETNADGRCDSPLLEGTDYLSGVYQLQFSAGDYYRRRGVALADPAFLDVVVLRFGIDSAQEHYHVPLLVSPYSYSTYRGS; via the coding sequence GTGGGCCGATTGACCACACACGTACTCGACGCCGCCCACGGTTGCCCGGGCAGCGGAATCAAGGTGGAGCTGTATCGCGTCGAGGATCAGGGGCTGACCCTGGTCGCCACCCGTGAGACCAATGCCGATGGGCGCTGCGACAGTCCGTTGCTGGAAGGCACGGATTACCTGTCCGGTGTTTATCAGCTGCAGTTCAGTGCGGGCGACTATTACCGCCGCCGCGGTGTGGCCCTGGCGGATCCTGCGTTTCTCGATGTGGTGGTGCTGCGCTTCGGGATCGATTCGGCGCAGGAGCATTACCACGTGCCGTTGTTGGTATCGCCGTATAGCTATTCGACGTATCGGGGTAGCTAG
- a CDS encoding LysE family translocator encodes MTLEIWLLFAGAALVVILIPGPLSLLMISNSLNYGVRRSWPAFLGGVTASIALLSASALGLGALLMASERLFSTLKLVGALYLFYLAWQSWKEARRTPAAHEIESPALAPRFSQLFGRAFLLGGSNPKDILFFAAFLPQFLSAGQPLLPQLLVMILTWAVLDLLCKLAYGFGAQGAARYLRTGKGHVWFNRTSAALFGGAGAASLMSQ; translated from the coding sequence ATGACCCTGGAAATATGGCTGTTGTTCGCCGGTGCGGCACTGGTGGTGATCCTGATCCCCGGGCCGCTGTCGTTACTGATGATCAGCAACAGCCTGAACTACGGAGTGCGCCGCTCCTGGCCGGCCTTCCTGGGCGGCGTGACAGCTTCCATCGCCCTGCTCAGCGCCTCGGCGTTGGGGCTTGGCGCGCTGCTGATGGCCTCGGAGCGGCTGTTCAGCACGCTCAAGCTGGTCGGTGCGCTTTACCTGTTCTACCTCGCCTGGCAGAGCTGGAAGGAAGCCCGTCGCACACCCGCCGCCCACGAGATCGAAAGCCCCGCCCTCGCCCCACGTTTCAGCCAGTTGTTCGGCCGGGCGTTTCTGCTGGGCGGCAGCAATCCGAAGGACATCCTCTTTTTCGCCGCCTTCCTGCCGCAGTTTCTCAGCGCGGGGCAGCCGTTGTTGCCGCAGCTGTTGGTGATGATCCTCACCTGGGCCGTCCTCGATCTGCTCTGCAAGCTGGCCTACGGATTCGGTGCGCAGGGGGCGGCACGTTATCTGCGCACCGGGAAGGGGCATGTGTGGTTCAACCGGACAAGTGCGGCGCTGTTTGGGGGCGCGGGGGCCGCTTCTTTGATGAGCCAGTGA